The following are from one region of the Bactrocera oleae isolate idBacOlea1 chromosome 6, idBacOlea1, whole genome shotgun sequence genome:
- the LOC106620348 gene encoding uncharacterized protein, with the protein MDEVNEYGEDVETLCNYVSLRKVIPFDVKYWRCSAGSGLGDNYMSVVKRIEVSTHEFDGGVTERKGSQYFSFIVKRQILSKSRRLLFRCDEAFYNEINAYTHVIPALEKYFINGDTVFPQCYYAGTDKKGELIALEDLKRLGYRMPNRLVPFDLYHCEIVMKELAKLHATSIAAKHLDDSNFRERYSKVNEIVYCDEAESFYGNLLTSSIEESLKSLRESNVDGSLSDSIYVIEQLKAELYQKIMYSIKNASDCVSVMCHGDLYVNNIMFKTNMEDDSASQVPKAVKFFDLQAMRYTSFIFDILHFMFTSTKRELRDAHTNRLLETYRDALHTRLEQLLVSNEHLASVRETFSLENITKEFTAHALYGLAVSMWVLPAVTFDPNNIPNLDAISEAVPNANEIKVTQKLTEEYHSRIKDLALEFHQNGYFGTWLGK; encoded by the exons ATGGACGAAGTCAATGAATATGGCGAGGACGTGGAAACTTTGTGCAACTATGTGTCTTTAAGAAAAGTGATACCATTTGATGTTAAATATTGGCGTTGCTCGGCTGGCAGTGGTCTAGGAGACAATTACATGTCCGTAGTTAAACGTATAGAAGTGAGCACGCATGAATTTGACGGCGGCGTGACGGAGCGTAAAG GTTCAcagtattttagttttatagttaaaagacaaattttaagtaaatcgcGCCGCCTTCTATTTCGTTGCGATGAAGCATTTTACAATGAAATAAATGCCTATACTCATGTGATACCTGCgctagaaaaatatttcatcaaCGGAGACACAGTATTTCCACAATGCTATTATGCCGGCACGGATAAGAAGGGCGAACTGATAGCGTTGGAGGATTTGAAGCGGCTCGGCTATCGCATGCCAAATCGTTTGGTGCCGTTCGATCTTTATCATTGTGAAATAGTGATGAAG GAACTCGCCAAGTTACATGCTACATCTATAGCGGCTAAACATTTGGACGATAGCAATTTTCGTGAGCGCTATAGCAAAGTTAACGAAATTGTGTATTGTGACGAGGCGGAAAGCTTTTATGGCAATTTACTCACGTCCTCAATAGAGGAATCATTGAAGAGTTTACGCGAATCCAACGTTGATGGCAGCCTTTCCGATTCAATTTATGTGATAGAGCAACTAAAAGCTGAATTGTATCAGAAAATTATGTATAGTATTAAAAATGCCAGCGATTGTGTTAGCGTAATGTGTCATGGTGATTTGTATGTCAACAACATAATGTTTAAAACCAACATGGAGGATGACAGCGCAAGCCAAGTACCGAAAGCGGTGAAATTCTTCGATCTACAG gcAATGCGTTACACATCGTTTATTTTCGATATTCTGCATTTTATGTTCACCAGCACAAAACGTGAACTTCGTGATGCGCATACGAATCGTTTGCTGGAAACCTACCGAGACGCTCTACATACGCGTTTGGAACAACTTTTAGTTTCAAATGAGCATTTAGCATCAGTACGAGAGACATTTTCATTAGAAAATATTACTAAAGAATTCACTGCACATGCTTTGTACGGCTTAGCTGTATCCATGTGGGTATTGCCTGCAGTTACATTTGATCCtaataatataccaaatttagATGCCATCAGTGAAGCGGTACCAAATGCCAACGAAATTAAAGTTACACAAAAATTAACCGAGGAGTATCATTCCAGAATAAAAGATCTGGCGTTAGAGTTTCATCAAAACGGCTACTTTGGTACTTGGTTAGGGAAATAG
- the pix gene encoding protein Pixie produces MSRRKDHEETDKQTRIAIVSDDKCKPKRCRQECKKSCPVVRMGKLCIEVTPTSKIASLSEELCIGCGICVKKCPFEAITIINIPSNLEKHTTHRYGKNSFKLHRLPIPRPGEVLGLVGQNGIGKSTALKILAGKQKPNLGRYSDPPDWTEILAYFRGSELQNYFTKILEDNLKALVKPQYVDQIPKAVRGSVAELLDKKDERQNQHEICEMLDLLHIRDRDIAQLSGGELQRFAIAMVCIQDGDIFMFDEPSSYLDVKQRLNAALTIRHLLHPTKFIIVVEHDLSVLDYLSDFICCLYGVPGVYGVVTMPFSVREGINIFLDGFVPTENMRFRTESLTFKVSESATEEEIKRMNHYVYPAMKKTLGKFELTVEQGHFSDSEILVLLGENGTGKTTFIRMLAGNLQPDEEVDLPVLNISYKPQKISPKFQNLVRHLLHDKIRDAYVHPQFIADVMKPMKIEEIMDQEVQNLSGGELQRVALVLCLGKPADVYLIDEPSAYLDSEQRLVAAKVIKRFILHAKRTGFVVEHDFIMATYLADRVIVLEGQPSVKTTAFSPQSLLNGMNRFLELLGITFRRDPNNFRPRINKNNSVKDTEQKRSGQFFFLEDDAGN; encoded by the exons ATGTCGCGTAGAAAAGACCACGAGGAGACAGATAAACAAACGCGTATTGCTATAGTTAGCGATGATAAATGCAAACCAAAGCGTTGTCGTCAGGAGTGCAAGAAATCATGTCCTGTAGTGCGTATGGGAAAGCTTTGCATTGAAGTCACGCCTACTTCCAAAATTGCATCTCTTTCAGAAGAACTTTGCATAGGTTGCGGTATTTGTGTTAAG aaaTGCCCATTTGAGGCCATAACAATCATCAATATACCCAGCAATTTGGAGAAACATACAACTCATCGTTACGGCAAAAACTCCTTCAAACTCCACCGTCTCCCAATTCCACGACCTGGTGAAGTGTTAGGATTAGTTGGTCAAAACGGTATTGGCAAATCGACCGCTTTAAAGATACTCGCAGGCAAACAAAAACCTAATCTGGGAAGATATAGTGACCCACCAGACTGGACAGAAATTCTAGCATATTTTCGTGGTTCAGAATTGCAGAactatttcacaaaaatattagaGGATAATTTAAAAGCGTTGGTAAAGCCGCAGTATGTTGATCAGATACCTAAAGCGGTCCGTGGCTCTGTTGCGGAATTACTCGACAAAAAAGACGAGCGCCAAAATCAGCACGAAATCTGTGAAATGTTAGATTTGCTGCATATACGAGATCGTGATATAGCACAGTTATCGGGAGGAGAACTGCAACGCTTCGCTATTGCTATGGTGTGCATTCAGGATGGTGATATTTTCATGTTCGATGAACCATCGTCTTATTTGGATGTTAAACAACGTCTAAACGCCGCTTTAACAATCAGACATTTATTGCACCCAacaaa GTTCATTATTGTGGTGGAGCACGATTTGTCAGTCTTAGATTACCTCTCTGATTTCATTTGCTGTCTCTACGGCGTACCAGGTGTTTATGGCGTGGTTACTATGCCTTTCTCGGTACGTGAAGGCATCAACATTTTCCTGGACGGATTTGTGCCGACCGAGAATATGCGTTTCCGTACTGAATCGTTGACTTTTAAG GTATCTGAATCCGCTACCGAAGAGGAAATTAAACGTATGAACCACTATGTATATCCTGCCATGAAAAAGACATTGGGTAAATTTGAATTGACCGTGGAGCAAGGCCATTTCAGTGATTCGGAAATTCTTGTGCTATTGGGGGAAAACGGTACTGGCAAGACCACATTTATTAGAATGTTGGCCGGTAATTTACAACCAGATGAAGAGGTTGATTTGCCAGTTTTGAATATTTCTTACAAGCCACAGAAAATTTCACCAAAGTTCCAAAATTTGGTGCGTCATTTGTTGCACGACAAAATTCGTGACGCCTACGTGCATCCTCAATTTATTGCGGACGTTATGAAGCCTATGAAAATCGAGGAAATCATGGATCAAGAAGTACAGAATTTGTCTGGTGGTGAATTGCAACGCGTTGCTTTAGTTTTGTGTCTGGGAAAGCCAGCTGATGTGTATCTGATCGATGAACCGTCCGCTTATCTAGACTCTGAACAACGTTTAGTAGCGGCTAAAGTCATTAAGAG ATTCATTCTACATGCGAAACGCACAGGCTTTGTTGTAGAGCACGATTTCATTATGGCTACTTACCTTGCGGATCGCGTTATTGTGCTCGAAGGTCAACCCTCAGTGAAAACTACTGCTTTCTCACCGCAATCTTTGCTAAATGGCATGAATAGATTCCTGGAACTCTTAGGTATTACTTTCCGCCGAGATCCCAACAACTTCAGGCCACgcattaacaaaaacaactcgGTTAag GATACCGAACAAAAACGTTCCGGTCAATTCTTTTTCCTGGAGGATGATGCCGGCAATTAA
- the Srp68 gene encoding signal recognition particle subunit SRP68, which translates to MVEETSVAENVENSEAEQAPPPPEPIKIFTVEILHMVKDAQQQHGLRHGDYQRYRVYCTRRIRRLRKTLKYPQGDKRHFKRKDVTLAQLTGKRADERFIHIPLISAERAWSYAMQLKQEANTEPRKRFRLINKLRRACFYALQLQEICNSEAFDARTKLECEAYVAWMHGTLHFELQLWGSALEHLKRAQVVYENLAKALPEDEQELYRVKVNEFTPNLRYCAYNIGGGGGGTNKIDDLLELRAQGLLENLDLLVSQTKMDSSEGLQTIEWRNRKVTVRPEKVRLFLLSIQEVDKSLEKTTKVDSKIELIERILMDCKDAIQAVKEEIKQDPKLRSLTTGQTVTGVQYLLAYLSYIRHSRTLQRNLCLVEQAKCNFDDPNQKSKVVGEGKRVRAQDLARLYEIILQNVTEMLQIQGMEDDAAYKDEMENLALTFKAFRCYYIALTLIDMKKWKEAVALYERSSKYANEALSGKVSDEFKLTDDLKKLVSTIDGCKFSAHAYSVLENDTSDDSVSTSKSQKSTKPLYERLSQYKEDQSLHTKTPNVFKMTPEMEAIPCKPLFFDLAIGHIELPSLDDKLQSPGASISGFVKGFLGWGGRK; encoded by the exons atggtgGAAGAAACCTCTGTAGCTGAAAATGTGGAAAACTCTGAAGCGGAGCAAGCTCCACCGCCACCGGAACCCATCAAAATATTCACTGTCGAAA TTCTACATATGGTGAAAGATGCTCAACAACAACATGGTTTGAGGCATGGTGACTATCAACGTTACCGTGTTTATTGCACTCGTCGCATTCGTCGTCTGAGGAAAACCTTGAAGTACCCTCAGGGTGACAAGCGTCACTTCAAACGGAAAGATGTGACGTTAGCTCAGCTGACAGGAAAACGAGCAGATGAACGGTTCATACATATTCCATTAATAAGCGCGGAACGTGCATGGTCGTATGCAATGCAGCTAAAACAAGAAGCCAACACGGAACCAAGAAAACGTTTCCGTTTGATAAATAAACTCCGTAGAGCATGTTTCTATGCTTTACAATTACAAGAGATTTGCAAt TCTGAAGCATTTGATGCGCGCACAAAGCTGGAATGTGAAGCTTATGTTGCTTGGATGCACGGTACATTACACTTTGAATTGCAATTATGGGGTTCTGCCTTAGAGCATTTGAAACGAGCTCAAGTAGTTTATGAAAATCTTGCCAAGGCTCTGCCCGAGGACGAACAAGAACTGTATCGTGTTAAAGTGAACGAATTCACGCCTAATCTTCGTTATTGTGCTTATAATATTGGTGGAGGTGGTGGTGGCACtaataaaattgatgatttgctCGAATTGCGTGCACAGGGATTATTGGAAAATCTGGATCTATTAGTTAGTCAAACCAAAATGGATAGTAGCGAAGGTCTACAAACCATCGAATGGCGCAATCGCAAGGTTACTGTACGTCCCGAAAAAGTTCGCCTCTTTTTGCTCAGTATACAAGAAGTCGATAAGTCGCTAGAAAAGACTACTAAAGTAGACTCAAAAATTGAATTGATTGAACGTATTTTGATGGATTGCAAAGATGCCATACAAGCAGTTAAAGAAGAAATCAAACAAGATCCGAAGTTGCGCTCGCTAACTACAGGTCAGACTGTGACTGGAGTGCAATATTTATTAGCATATTTGTCATACATAAGACACAGTCGTACTTTGCAACGAAATCTCTGTCTTGTAGAGCAA GCTAAATGTAACTTCGATGACCCAAATCAAAAGTCAAAAGTTGTCGGCGAAGGCAAGCGTGTACGCGCACAAGATCTTGCCCGTTTATACGAGATTATTTTGCAAAACGTCACTGAAATGCTGCAAATTCAAGGGATGGAAGACGATGCCGCTTACAAAGACGAAATGGAAAATTTGGCTCTCACTTTTAAAGCATTCCGTTGTTATTACATCGCACTAACTCTAATTGATATGAAAAAGTGGAAAGAAGCGGTTGCTCTTTACGAACGTTCATCGAAATATGCAAATGAAGCACTAAGCGGTAAAGTCAGTGATGAATTCAAGTTAACCGACGATTTGAAAAAACTTGTGTCGACTATTGATGGTTGTAAATTTTCTGCGCATGCATACAGTGTGCTTGAAAACGATACTTCCGACGATTCGGTTTCCACATCCAAGTCTCAAAAATCGACAAAGCCATTATACGAGCGCTTGTCGCAGTACAAGGAAGATCAGTCTCTGCACACTAAAACGCCAAATGTGTTCAAGATGACACCCGAAATGGAGGCAATACCATGCAAGCCACTCTTCTTTGATTTAGCGATTGGTCATATTGAACTACCATCACTGGATGATAAATTGCAGTCGCCCGGCGCATCGATTTCCGGTTTTGTCAAAGGATTTTTGGGTTGGGGTGGACGGAAATGA
- the LOC106626199 gene encoding uncharacterized protein: MRTIFVLLLFVGTAFTATHVNISIAQHPATNPADVTYLEGTAPDELKAGPAKKPSGEERFAKLRAADENDKAGKVQVNSEQKQEEGSSFVSNSKPAQQVQQNSEQSNVFRPQQQRFYGRIRQQNRQSQFRQANAQDKQNQEFERYIQNYHSGPTVETVFETADHSPSGRYEYSSSSSSSAGPARLVAIDTQPSQQHTFERQVALPAAIAASASAGAPVDDQSKSAPDAKIQISPASVPAQPAVAAPVAVHAPAPAATVAAVVPTGPTNTLTTVHSGSSDGGKVSFGGAFGSSFGGASSGSHGVTFRVAGGGGYSPPNYDQVPSYAKPDYGQPSFSYDHGDAGGFLNEYPPSVDEPAGGYDGFYGNQEDNYHSNGGYLPVNPNVYQRPVVTKTIQIAQPALKAKKFEVRHPAIQKEFYDIEERVVIKPAGTIVVELEHPVAKIPKGETVLPLGHPHPAIAAQYNINSDTDIETESSSAGSYNNGVRSNSNQVYSNAARKNPAPVISGTNIGSTVTATPTNNQNAKRDFVEANLRKQYGEEAQLVAPTDTTLGEQNSRGKTFYIPADSHDSQRQLSNRNFSPNTFRREESNYQRPARVDAQQNEQVYRPRFSKNEEQSLQNKSPEVPNDFNNDNNEYKGEYITGNFYSAANKDPKPARLQLEPAKSERITSEPQTRIIKHEHTIKLPPSQHNIYLAPSRYEDRPVLVQAQRKQAPSAKQQPAHLEEEPARVSEVKSFLDRQRDGVVVYAIPARRPVAAQQRYTQNERRQPQYVAPQRSYEQLRYDPDADVDSTAVEYSAPYSHMRYDPNESARLTADEEYQRSSNENVPQRTVTVYYNRGPESNARLIVQNKSESETKQPTKIAESNEDVKPKAEEIRPLAHIQLQVPYGPQEADEPIRVMSSINPPKERSRTAKINQPDAKKTADEEVENINTESAPNKSDKQQENALRSENIESQPDCVQNAEKVSARYENPQPSDNENVQYVAEPQNRAHIKSQRLIDTSNSNANNKENVKTASSDAESIDTNGKDASAQATPPGSRVIAANPAPNDASATSESFHKRRIVVNHPFQTVREVVEHEPITNYHQIQVHERASPASAYNKAPYFAPNGQLRQFEMVRVPVMYHHPSSATHGNLVYALPDSIPVHEDNAEVEPSYQQKRQRVRA, encoded by the exons ATGAGAACGATatttgtgctgttgttgtttgttggcaCAGCTTTCACGGCAACTCATGTCAACATCTCGATTGCTCAACACCCGGCCACAAATCCGGCTGATGTCACCTATTTAGAGGGTACTGCACCAGATGAATTGAAAGCGGGTCCAGCTAAGAAGCCAAGTGGAGAGGAACGTTTCGCAAAGTTGCGCGCAGCAGATGAGAATGATAAAGCAGGCAAAGTTCAGGTGAATAGTGAACAAAAGCAAGAGGAGGGTTCGAGTTTCGTTAGTAATTCAAAACCCGCCCAGCAAGTTCAACAGAATTCGGAACAATCGAACGTGTTTAGACCACAGCAGCAACGGTTCTATGGTCGTATACGCCAGCAGAATCGGCAGAGTCAATTCCGTCAAGCCAATGCGCAGGATAAGCAGAATCAGGAGTTCGAGCGTTATATACAAAACTATCACAGTGGACCGACAGTAGAAACG GTATTCGAAACAGCCGATCATTCGCCGTCTGGACGTTATGAGTACTCATCGTCGTCCTCGTCTTCGGCTGGTCCTGCACGACTTGTTGCTATCGATACGCAACCTTCACAGCAACACACCTTTGAAAGGCAAGTTGCCCTTCCCGCTGCTATAGCCGCATCAGCTTCAGCCGGAGCACCCGTGGATGATCAATCGAAATCAGCGCCCGACGCGAAGATCCAAATTTCTCCTGCATCCGTACCTGCACAACCAGCTGTTGCTGCCCCTGTAGCTGTACATGCACCAGCACCAGCTGCGACTGTTGCAGCTGTTGTGCCAACTGGGCCTACAAATACACTTACCACTGTACACAGTGGTAGTAGTGACGGTGGCAAAGTAAGTTTTGGAGGTGCATTTGGTAGTAGTTTTGGCGGTGCTAGCAGTGGTTCCCATGGTGTGACATTTAGGGTTGCTGGTGGTGGTGGATACAGTCCACCAAATTACGACCAAGTTCCCAGTTATGCTAAGCCTGATTATGGGCAACCCAGCTTTAGTTATGATCATGGAGATGCCGGTGGTTTTCTAAACGAGTATCCACCATCTGTAGATGAGCCAGCAGGTGGTTATGATGGCTTTTATGGCAACCAAGAAGATAACTACCATTCGAATGGGGGTTACTTGCCTGTAAACCCAAATGTGTATCAACGGCCAGTTGTCACCAAAACTATACAAATTGCCCAGCCAGCGCTGAAAGCAAAGAAATTTGAAGTACGACATCCAGCTATTCAAAAGGAATTTTACGACATCGAAGAACGAGTTGTGATTAAACCAGCTGGCACGATAGTTGTTGAGCTGGAGCATCCTGTTGCGAAAATTCCAAAAGGTGAAACGGTGCTACCCCTCGGTCATCCTCATCCAGCCATTGCTGctcaatataatattaatagtgATACAGATATTGAGACTGAGTCATCGAGCGCGGGTTCCTATAACAACGGCGTACGCTCGAACTCGAATCaagtttattcaaatgctgCGAGAAAAAATCCGGCACCTGTAATTAGTGGTACAAATATTGGATCAACAGTGACCGCTACACCAACGAATAACCAAAATGCCAAACGCGATTTTGTGGAAGCCAATCTACGAAAACAATATGGTGAGGAGGCGCAACTTGTAGCTCCTACTGACACTACGCTCGGAGAGCAAAATTCACGGGGTAAAACCTTTTACATACCTGCTGACAGTCATGATAGTCAGCGTCAATTATCTAACAGGAACTTCTCGCCTAACACATTTAGACGTGAAGAGAGCAACTACCAACGTCCAGCACGTGTTGATGCCCAGCAAAACGAGCAAGTATACAGACCAAGGTTTTCTAAGAACGAAGAACAATCATTGCAAAATAAATCGCCGGAGGTGCCAAATGACTTTAACAACGATAATAATGAATATAAGGGTGAGTACATCACAGGTAATTTCTATAGTGCTGCTAACAAAGACCCTAAACCTGCGCGTCTACAATTGGAACCGGCGAAGAGTGAACGTATTACATCCGAGCCTCAGACACGTATCATAAAGCATGAGCACACAATTAAATTACCACCCTCGCagcataatatttatttagcgcCTAGTCGGTATGAAGATCGTCCAGTACTTGTACAGGCACAACGTAAGCAGGCACCATCAGCTAAACAACAGCCTGCACATTTAGAAGAAGAACCCGCTCGCGTGAGTGAGGTTAAATCGTTCTTGGATCGCCAGCGTGACGGTGTTGTTGTATATGCCATTCCTGCGCGTCGTCCAGTGGCCGCACAACAGCGATATACACAAAATGAACGTCGGCAACCGCAATACGTTGCACCACAACGCAGTTACGAACAATTACGTTACGATCCCGACGCCGATGTCGATTCAACAGCAGTAGAATATAGTGCTCCTTACTCACATATGCGATACGATCCAAATGAATCAGCACGTCTTACTGCTGATGAGGAATATCAGCGTAGTTCAAACGAGAATGTGCCGCAAAGAACCGTAACAGTATACTACAATCGTGGTCCCGAGTCTAATGCACGCCTAATTGTGCAAAATAAATCAGAGTCTGAGACAAAGCAGCCCACAAAAATAGCGGAAAGCAATGAAGATGTGAAACCAAAAGCTGAGGAAATTCGCCCACTTGCACATATTCAATTACAAGTGCCATATGGTCCACAAGAAGCCGATGAACCCATTAGAGTTATGTCTTCAATTAACCCCCCTAAGGAACGTAGTCGCACTGCGAAAATTAATCAGCCTGATGCTAAAAAAACCGCCGATGaagaagtggaaaatataaatactgaaTCAGCTCCTAATAAGAGTgataaacaacaagaaaatgCCTTACGTTCGGAAAATATCGAATCACAACCCGACTGTGTTCAGAACGCAGAGAAAGTAAGTGCACGTTATGAAAACCCACAACCAAGTGACAACGAAAACGTGCAATATGTTGCAGAACCTCAAAACAGGGCACACATTAAGTCCCAACGATTAATAGACACTAGTAACTCAAATGCTAACAacaaagaaaatgttaaaacgGCATCCTCCGATGCGGAAAGTATTGACACAAATGGAAAAGATGCAAGTGCTCAAGCCACACCACCGGGGTCACGTGTAATTGCTGCTAATCCAGCGCCTAACGATGCCTCCGCAACTAGTGAAAGCTTCCATAAACGTCGCATTGTGGTAAACCATCCTTTCCAAACTGTGCGTGAAGTCGTCGAACATGAACCCATCACAAACTATCATCAAATACAAGTACATGAACGCGCCTCACCAGCCTCCGCCTACAATAAGGCGCCCTACTTTGCACCCAATGGCCAACTGCGTCAATTCGAAATGGTGCGTGTTCCAGTTATGTACCATCATCCAAGCAGCGCAACGCACGGCAATTTAGTTTACGCCTTGCCTGATTCTATTCCCGTGCACGAAGACAACGCCGAAGTAGAGCCGAGCTATCAGCAAAAACGACAGCGTGTGCGCGCTTAA
- the LOC106620356 gene encoding myotubularin-related protein 9, with protein sequence MEFADLIKTPKLDGVFLHDHLHATVEGTLCITGHHLLLSARQENSQELWLLHKNIDCVEKKPCMVQNMVMGGIITLKCKDLRIISLEIKYAKEYFNVAASLEALSSLHNPELEYPFFYRPMYTILEDGFTMFRPELEFTKLISGVAYNLQNGNENCSVGGGAVTGAAGGCEWRITTVNKDFSVCPTYGTALIVPKSITDEQIVQSAAFRDGGRFPVLSYRHENGATLMRSSQPVSIQGIKRCRADEAILNVVLGRSKKGFIVDTWGKGKSNTETDQHYSQWKKVNRAIGNVSAPSAILDSYTKLIEACNDISCSADKWLSRLEASGWLSLVLNSLNAACVVAQCLDQEGSPVLVHGSKGLDSTLIITSLVQIILNPDCRTVRGIQALIEREWIQAGHPFASRHRYGCYTPAQNRPKNSGASFVLFLDCIYQLYTQFPCSFEFSLQMLILLYEHSYFSQYGTFLCDSERERHELGVHTRTTSLWSYLNRPDVLKNMLNPLYEPNSSVIWPSVAPISLELWSELYLRWTIEQKNNTKTMQQIQELVTQEKELRAKAIRLRKQASDLSNEMEDLMISD encoded by the exons ATGGAGTTTGCCGATCTCATAAAAACGCCAAAGCTAGATGGAGTCTTCTTACACGACCATCTGCATGCAACAGTTGAAGGAACGCTCTGTATCACCGGTCATCATCTGCTGTTGAGCGCTAGACAGGAGAATAGCCAAGAGTTATGG TTGCTGCACAAAAATATCGACTGTGTGGAGAAAAAACCTTGTATGGTGCAAAACATGGTGATGGGCGGCATCATAACGCTGAAGTGCAAGGACTTACGCATCATTTCACTAGAGATTAAATATGCTAAAGAATATTTTAATGTAGCAGCGTCGTTGGAAGCACTCAGTTCGTTACACAATCCTGAACTCGAATATCCTTTCTTCTATCGACCAATGTATACCATACTTGAGGACGGATTCACTATGTTCCG CCCCGAACtagaatttacaaaattaatttccgGTGTTGCCTACAATCTACAAAATGGTAATGAAAATTGTAGTGTCGGCGGTGGAGCGGTAACTGGCGCTGCTGGTGGCTGCGAATGGCGTATCACGACAGTCAATAAGGATTTTAGTGTGTGCCCAACGTATGGCACTGCACTTATTGTGCCTAAATCTATTACGGACGAGCAAATTGTGCAATCGGCTGCATTCAGAGATGGCGGTCGATTTCCGGTGCTCAGCTATCGGCATGAAAATGGG GCTACGCTAATGCGCAGCTCGCAACCCGTCTCCATACAAGGTATTAAACGTTGTCGTGCTGACGAAGCGATACTGAACGTTGTGCTGGGACGCAGTAAAAAGGGTTTCATTGTTGACACCTGGGGAAAGGGTAAATCAAACACTGAAACCGATCAACATTACTCACAATGGAAGAAAGTGAATCGAGCTATTGGCAATGTGTCGGCGCCTTCAGCAATTTTGGATAGTTACACCAAACTTATTGAAG CATGCAATGATATCTCATGTTCCGCGGACAAATGGTTGTCACGCCTTGAAGCAAGCGGCTGGTTAAGTCTCGTGCTGAATTCACTAAACGCTGCCTGTGTAGTTGCGCAATGTCTGGATCAAGAAGGAAGTCCGGTGTTGGTGCATGGCTCTAAAGGTTTGGACTCCACACTAATTATAACGTCATTGGTGCAGATAATACTTAATCCTGATTGCCGCACAGTGCGCGG CATACAAGCTTTGATAGAACGTGAATGGATACAGGCCGGTCATCCTTTTGCATCACGCCATCGCTATGGCTGCTATACGCCTGCACAGAATCGGCCGAAAAACTCTGGTGCCTCCTTTGTGTTATTTCTGGATTGCATTTACCAGCTATATACACAATTCCCCTGCAGTTTCGAGTTTAGCTTACAAATGCTAATATTACTTTATGAGCATAGTTATTTCTCCCAATATGGTACATTTTTGTGTGATTCTGAACGCGAACGTCATGAGTTGGGCGTACATACGCGCACCACTAGTTTGTGGTCTTACCTCAACCGACCGGATGTGCTGAAAAACATGCTAAACCCATTGTACGAACCAAATTCAAGTGTAATTTGGCCAAGTGTGGCACCGATCTCATTGGAATTGTGGAGCG AGCTCTATCTGCGTTGGACCATCgaacagaaaaataatacaaaaactaTGCAACAAATACAAGAACTGGTCACGCAGGAAAAGGAATTGCGTGCGAAA GCAATACGATTACGCAAGCAAGCTTCAGATCTAAGCAATGAAATGGAAGATCTTATGATATCCGATTAA
- the LOC106620365 gene encoding uncharacterized protein translates to MRSALLCLSLFTISCSAQFYFQQPVQLPYQQHQYLQYTTSPPDFKPISEPNQEGPPHPSVVANAQRDSLLPPELSKSRRFYSNPRIAAALAKESLLTPKEMVVFDREAEKIDRNQIYKIFHNAGWA, encoded by the coding sequence ATGCGCTCAGCCTTGCTTTGCCTCTCCCTATTCACGATCTCATGCAGCGCTCAATTTTATTTCCAACAACCAGTGCAACTGCCCTATCAACAGCATCAATACCTACAATATACTACTTCACCACCAGATTTCAAACCAATATCTGAGCCCAATCAGGAGGGCCCACCGCATCCTTCAGTTGTAGCAAATGCTCAGCGGGATTCACTTTTACCACCCGAATTGTCGAAGAGTCGGCGCTTTTATAGCAATCCTCGTATCGCCGCTGCACTTGCCAAAGAATCACTACTGACACCCAAAGAGATGGTCGTATTCGATCGAGAAGCAGAAAAAAtcgatcgcaatcaaatttataaaatcttcCACAATGCCGGTTGGGCGTAA